One region of Natronorubrum aibiense genomic DNA includes:
- a CDS encoding ribonuclease P protein component 4, which yields MDIAAERIDRLHELARAAAAEGDHDRARYYVRLARRVAERNRLTLPREFRRFTCDRCDAYLRPGQNARVRLQDGHVVITCDCGAHARYPYEG from the coding sequence ATGGATATCGCCGCCGAGCGAATCGACCGCCTCCACGAGTTGGCTCGAGCGGCGGCAGCCGAAGGCGACCACGACCGGGCGCGCTACTACGTTCGACTCGCTCGCCGTGTCGCGGAACGGAACCGGCTGACGCTCCCTCGAGAGTTCCGACGGTTCACTTGCGATCGCTGTGATGCCTACCTGCGACCGGGACAGAATGCCCGCGTGCGGCTGCAGGATGGCCACGTCGTGATCACCTGCGACTGTGGTGCACACGCACGCTACCCCTACGAGGGATGA
- a CDS encoding YhbY family RNA-binding protein yields MDTQQLKQEAHDLDVTVWVGKSGLEAVVDELDNQLSNEHLVKVKFLRAARAGSSTDEKAAELADQVNAELIETRGHTAVLHR; encoded by the coding sequence ATGGATACACAGCAGCTCAAGCAAGAAGCACACGACCTCGACGTCACTGTCTGGGTCGGCAAAAGCGGCCTCGAGGCAGTCGTCGACGAACTCGACAATCAGCTTTCGAACGAACACCTCGTGAAGGTCAAATTCCTCCGTGCGGCCCGCGCCGGCAGTTCGACCGATGAGAAGGCGGCCGAGCTCGCCGATCAGGTCAACGCCGAACTGATCGAGACGCGCGGTCACACGGCAGTGTTGCACCGATGA
- a CDS encoding mechanosensitive ion channel family protein: MRAVGLSPLQANPGAIGRALENAGLDAALAGSAESAIKFVIAFVAIWFIGRLIVLPLVKRAFDKRELDKHAQNPLLMLTKFGIAFVAIAIAFGFAGYGNFLVSMAGIAAAGALAIGLAMQNVISNFVAGVFIYTDKPFRIGDWIEWDDGTYTGVVEDISLRVTRVRTFDNELLTVPNSALTDSVLKNPVDADKLRLKFLFGIGYGDDIEQATEIIVEEAERHADILDEPAPSVRLTELGDSDVGLQSRFWIADPSRADFVRTRGEYVTAVKERFDEEGIDIPYPVRTLEGGLKLADRQRIGQTTD; the protein is encoded by the coding sequence ATGAGGGCGGTCGGTCTGAGTCCGTTGCAAGCAAATCCCGGCGCGATCGGTCGCGCGCTCGAGAATGCAGGACTCGACGCGGCCCTCGCCGGGAGTGCAGAGAGCGCGATCAAGTTCGTCATTGCGTTCGTCGCGATCTGGTTCATCGGTCGACTGATCGTCTTGCCGCTGGTCAAGCGCGCGTTCGACAAACGCGAACTCGACAAACACGCGCAGAATCCGCTGTTGATGTTGACGAAGTTCGGTATCGCGTTCGTCGCGATCGCGATCGCGTTCGGATTCGCCGGCTACGGGAACTTCCTCGTGTCGATGGCCGGCATCGCCGCGGCCGGTGCACTCGCGATCGGACTGGCGATGCAAAACGTCATCTCGAACTTCGTTGCCGGTGTGTTTATTTATACTGACAAGCCGTTCCGGATCGGTGACTGGATCGAGTGGGACGACGGCACCTACACGGGTGTCGTTGAGGACATCAGTCTTCGCGTGACGCGTGTTCGGACGTTCGATAACGAACTCCTAACAGTCCCGAACTCCGCACTGACCGACAGTGTTCTCAAAAACCCCGTCGACGCCGACAAACTCCGGCTGAAGTTCCTCTTCGGTATCGGCTACGGCGACGACATCGAGCAGGCGACCGAGATCATCGTCGAAGAAGCCGAGCGCCACGCCGACATTCTGGACGAGCCCGCACCCTCCGTCCGACTGACCGAACTCGGTGACTCCGACGTCGGACTGCAGTCGCGCTTCTGGATCGCAGACCCGTCTCGCGCTGACTTCGTTCGGACACGCGGCGAGTACGTCACCGCGGTCAAGGAACGCTTCGACGAGGAAGGCATCGACATCCCCTACCCCGTCCGTACACTCGAGGGCGGACTCAAGCTTGCAGACCGACAACGGATCGGACAGACGACCGACTAG
- a CDS encoding DUF5798 family protein, giving the protein MGLGSTAKKIQSLSDRAEAMYKQVQQLQKRIIGLEEGMDETHETVSRLDHQLTEQRALLLAIAEEQGIDGEEILAEAAIDEAEAAAEDTDDTDENADAVTDAKTAE; this is encoded by the coding sequence ATGGGACTCGGCAGCACCGCAAAGAAGATTCAGAGCCTTTCCGATCGCGCCGAAGCGATGTACAAGCAGGTACAGCAACTCCAAAAACGGATCATTGGCCTCGAGGAGGGGATGGACGAAACCCACGAGACAGTCTCACGTCTCGATCATCAACTCACCGAACAGCGCGCCCTCCTGCTCGCGATCGCCGAAGAGCAGGGAATCGACGGTGAGGAAATCCTCGCCGAAGCGGCGATCGATGAAGCCGAGGCCGCAGCCGAAGACACGGACGATACCGACGAGAACGCCGACGCAGTCACGGACGCCAAAACAGCCGAATAA
- a CDS encoding RAD55 family ATPase: MYDLADVLPDTETDPGTNLLIAGPPLTGKRQIAFDILASGAARGDGSIVVTTKDSASKVLESFTESVGPGIDPDIGVVDCVTKQRGIGSVDDDPRVKYASSPVDMTGIGIKLSQFLQEFYEGRGVTENRVLLHSVSTLLMYSDLQTVFRFLHVFTGRIQSADAMGVYIIDSTSHDEQTMNTLKQLFDAVIELEEDDDNEPQIRTAGLSTRL; encoded by the coding sequence ATGTATGACCTCGCAGATGTCCTCCCGGACACTGAAACCGATCCCGGGACGAACCTGCTGATCGCAGGTCCACCACTGACTGGGAAACGACAGATCGCCTTCGACATCCTCGCAAGCGGTGCCGCTCGCGGTGACGGGTCGATCGTCGTGACCACCAAAGACAGCGCCAGTAAGGTGCTCGAGTCGTTCACCGAGTCGGTGGGCCCCGGTATCGACCCCGATATCGGCGTCGTCGACTGCGTGACGAAACAGCGAGGGATCGGCTCCGTCGACGATGACCCACGGGTCAAGTACGCCTCCTCACCTGTCGACATGACTGGAATCGGAATCAAGCTCTCCCAATTCCTCCAGGAGTTTTACGAAGGCCGTGGCGTCACCGAGAATCGGGTCCTGCTTCACTCCGTTTCGACGCTGCTTATGTACTCTGATCTCCAGACCGTGTTCCGATTTCTCCACGTCTTTACCGGCCGCATTCAGAGCGCAGATGCGATGGGCGTCTACATCATCGACTCGACGTCGCACGACGAGCAGACGATGAACACGCTCAAGCAACTGTTTGACGCCGTCATCGAACTCGAGGAAGACGACGATAACGAGCCACAGATCAGGACGGCCGGACTGTCGACTCGACTGTAA
- a CDS encoding geranylgeranylglycerol-phosphate geranylgeranyltransferase: MTAGETVRGLLELTRPINVIAASVLTFIGAFVAGGVTTEPFAVAAAVAATGVAVGAGNAINDYFDREIDRINQPERAIPRGAVSPRGALGFSLVLFAGAVVLALTLPVAAIAIAAINLIALVAYTEFFKGLPGLGNALVAYLVGSTFLFGAAAVGNMGPAVMLFVLAAIATLTREIIKDVEDITGDREEGLNTLPIAIGERRALQLAAGLLVVAVIASPVPYVLEYFGSVYLVVVVPADAIMLYAAIESFEDPTAGQSHLKYGMFLASLAFIVGRLAVTVPNAL, from the coding sequence ATGACTGCGGGAGAGACGGTTCGTGGGTTGCTCGAGTTGACGCGACCGATAAACGTGATCGCAGCGAGCGTGTTGACGTTTATCGGCGCGTTCGTCGCCGGCGGCGTCACGACCGAGCCGTTCGCCGTAGCGGCGGCGGTTGCCGCAACGGGCGTTGCGGTCGGAGCCGGGAACGCGATCAACGACTACTTCGATCGCGAGATCGACCGGATCAACCAGCCCGAGCGGGCGATTCCTCGCGGGGCGGTGAGCCCACGCGGTGCGCTCGGCTTTAGCCTCGTCCTGTTTGCTGGTGCTGTCGTCCTCGCGCTGACTCTCCCAGTGGCGGCCATCGCGATTGCGGCCATCAACCTCATCGCGCTGGTGGCGTACACGGAGTTCTTCAAGGGGCTGCCCGGGCTGGGGAACGCGCTGGTGGCGTATCTCGTCGGAAGTACGTTCCTCTTTGGCGCTGCTGCGGTGGGCAATATGGGTCCCGCCGTGATGCTGTTCGTCCTCGCCGCGATCGCGACGCTGACTCGAGAGATCATCAAAGACGTCGAAGACATCACCGGCGATCGCGAGGAAGGACTGAACACGCTTCCGATCGCGATCGGCGAGCGACGCGCCCTACAGCTCGCCGCCGGGCTGCTCGTCGTGGCCGTCATCGCGAGCCCGGTTCCATACGTGCTCGAGTACTTCGGCAGCGTCTATCTGGTGGTGGTGGTGCCGGCGGATGCGATCATGCTCTATGCGGCCATCGAGAGTTTCGAGGACCCGACGGCCGGCCAGTCTCACCTCAAATACGGCATGTTCCTCGCGTCGCTGGCGTTTATCGTTGGTAGACTCGCCGTTACGGTGCCGAATGCGCTGTGA
- a CDS encoding DUF7511 domain-containing protein has translation MTVNEAPIPDDSRSADAPLELLSDDENEVWTAVPADATGDERVCKWLSVDADTLCDLEEWR, from the coding sequence ATGACGGTGAACGAGGCCCCGATCCCGGACGATAGCCGGTCTGCAGACGCACCGCTCGAGTTGCTCTCCGACGACGAGAACGAGGTCTGGACTGCCGTCCCTGCGGACGCCACTGGCGACGAACGGGTCTGTAAGTGGCTCTCCGTCGATGCCGACACGCTCTGTGATCTCGAAGAGTGGCGGTAG
- a CDS encoding CapA family protein — MSQHRRTFLATTGAIAVGGCVVPDFDPTVTDDRDSTADRDGDGGGRTETTIGFAGDTMVGRKLNRQYGRPDVDPATIWGDLQPRLESLDGVCCNLECCLSTRGEPAPGRTYHFRGDPEWAVPALSAGNVRFASLANNHAMDYGPVSLTDTIDALTEAGIDVAGAGETPAAARSPATFSVGDVAVAVVSFADRYVGYAATDDRPGIAHIAPDPSAPETQRVVGEAIERAKATNPDLLVASVHLGPNWVERPSGQLVAFNHWLVDRGVDLVHGHSAHIVQGIEQYGDGVVLHDTGDFVDDFGVKEDLRNDRSYLFEVTLEDGTLQEIRLVPIEIDDGVSRAGEESAAWLRERMRARSAPFETTYERDGDGLVVPL; from the coding sequence ATGAGCCAACATCGGCGAACGTTCCTCGCGACCACCGGAGCGATCGCAGTCGGTGGCTGTGTCGTACCCGACTTCGATCCGACCGTCACCGACGACCGCGATTCTACTGCCGATCGCGACGGCGACGGCGGCGGGCGCACCGAAACGACGATCGGCTTCGCCGGCGATACGATGGTCGGGCGGAAGCTCAACCGGCAATACGGGCGGCCCGACGTCGACCCGGCGACGATCTGGGGTGACCTCCAGCCCCGGCTCGAGTCCCTCGACGGCGTCTGTTGTAACCTTGAGTGTTGTCTGTCGACGCGTGGTGAACCGGCCCCCGGACGGACGTATCACTTTCGCGGCGATCCGGAGTGGGCGGTCCCCGCGCTCAGCGCAGGGAACGTTCGGTTCGCATCGCTGGCGAACAATCACGCGATGGATTACGGGCCGGTTTCACTGACCGACACGATAGACGCGCTCACCGAGGCGGGAATCGACGTCGCGGGTGCCGGCGAGACGCCGGCGGCGGCCCGCTCGCCGGCCACGTTTTCCGTCGGCGACGTCGCCGTCGCCGTCGTCTCGTTCGCGGACCGATACGTGGGCTACGCTGCGACCGACGACCGGCCGGGAATCGCCCACATCGCTCCGGATCCGTCGGCTCCCGAAACCCAGCGGGTCGTCGGCGAGGCGATCGAGCGCGCGAAGGCGACCAATCCAGATCTCCTCGTCGCCTCTGTTCACCTGGGACCCAACTGGGTCGAGCGTCCCAGCGGACAGCTCGTCGCGTTCAATCACTGGCTCGTCGATCGGGGCGTCGACCTCGTTCACGGTCACAGCGCCCACATCGTGCAGGGGATCGAGCAATACGGCGATGGCGTCGTGCTCCACGACACCGGCGATTTCGTCGACGATTTCGGGGTCAAAGAAGACCTCCGAAACGACCGCAGCTACCTCTTCGAAGTGACGCTCGAGGACGGAACTCTTCAGGAGATACGGCTCGTTCCGATCGAAATCGACGACGGCGTCTCCCGCGCCGGCGAGGAGTCGGCGGCGTGGCTCAGGGAGCGGATGCGTGCTCGGTCCGCGCCGTTTGAGACGACGTACGAACGGGACGGGGATGGGCTCGTGGTCCCGCTGTGA
- a CDS encoding MFS transporter: protein MSETSDLTQGIREHLGQFSLHVLLVFATGLTIGSERTVVPVLGEDVLGVESFLVIGSFVVSFGFVKALLNLYAGKWGEEYGRKPVLVLGWLTALPIPIILIYAPNWSWITVGNILLGVNQALTWSMAINAKIDLAGPEQRGLAVGIDEAFGYTGVAAGAWITGVIAGQMSLRPEPFYFLAAVVVLAFLISIFLIKETVQLAQLEGDDDHHDANLPFNEVLKRATYGDRTLFAAAQAGHIENFVDTLFWIAVPLYLTSQGLAIEAVGVVVGVHSAMYFLQIGTGGLADRIGRRPPVIAGMFLAGAGVLGMVFVEGYLLWAILAGVSGLGMALLYPNLMTVPSDAAHPTWRSAGMGVYRMWRDAGYGVGAILIGLSMEFINAEAAFYMTAILMFISGAVVFLWMEETHPEFGTHEPPAPAPDTPAHVTTDD from the coding sequence ATGAGCGAGACATCCGACCTCACACAGGGAATTCGCGAACACCTCGGCCAGTTCTCGCTGCACGTGCTGCTGGTGTTCGCGACGGGGCTGACCATTGGGTCGGAGCGGACCGTCGTTCCCGTCCTCGGAGAGGACGTCCTCGGCGTCGAGTCGTTTCTGGTCATCGGCTCGTTCGTCGTCTCCTTCGGCTTCGTCAAAGCGCTGCTCAATCTCTATGCCGGCAAGTGGGGTGAGGAGTACGGGCGCAAGCCGGTGCTCGTGCTCGGCTGGCTCACCGCGCTCCCGATCCCGATTATTCTCATCTATGCCCCGAACTGGAGCTGGATCACCGTCGGAAACATCTTGCTCGGCGTCAACCAGGCGCTGACCTGGAGCATGGCGATCAACGCCAAGATCGACCTCGCTGGCCCCGAGCAGCGCGGATTGGCCGTCGGCATCGACGAGGCGTTCGGCTACACCGGTGTCGCCGCAGGGGCGTGGATTACGGGCGTTATCGCTGGCCAGATGAGCCTCCGTCCGGAGCCGTTTTACTTCCTCGCTGCCGTGGTGGTGCTCGCCTTTCTGATCTCGATTTTCCTCATCAAGGAGACCGTCCAACTCGCACAACTCGAAGGTGACGACGACCATCACGACGCGAACCTCCCGTTCAACGAGGTGCTGAAGCGAGCGACCTACGGCGATCGAACGCTGTTCGCGGCGGCCCAGGCCGGCCACATCGAGAACTTCGTCGATACGCTGTTCTGGATCGCCGTCCCGCTGTATCTCACGAGCCAGGGCCTCGCGATCGAAGCCGTCGGCGTCGTCGTCGGCGTCCACAGCGCGATGTACTTCCTCCAGATCGGGACTGGTGGTCTCGCCGACCGTATCGGCCGACGACCGCCCGTCATCGCGGGGATGTTCCTCGCCGGCGCCGGCGTCCTCGGGATGGTGTTCGTCGAGGGCTACCTCCTGTGGGCGATCTTGGCGGGCGTCTCCGGGCTGGGAATGGCGTTGCTCTATCCGAACCTGATGACCGTCCCCAGCGACGCCGCCCACCCAACCTGGCGGTCAGCTGGCATGGGCGTCTACCGGATGTGGCGCGACGCGGGCTACGGCGTCGGCGCGATCCTGATCGGCCTCTCGATGGAGTTCATCAACGCCGAAGCCGCCTTCTACATGACCGCCATCCTGATGTTCATCTCCGGCGCGGTCGTGTTCCTCTGGATGGAAGAAACCCATCCCGAGTTCGGAACCCACGAACCACCCGCACCCGCTCCGGACACTCCCGCGCACGTGACGACCGACGACTGA
- a CDS encoding helix-turn-helix domain-containing protein has product MSLYEASFRVKHECPYREISERYPDLTIREWYLSDCQVLEITSSETPTDDLRAEIDELGTVLHESVDDTGLHVVTQACLCSLEGPIIDRFEEHNCLYQPPTIHRQGWEHYTVIAFDEADVRALIRDLESDRDIDVLSKTAISEQEIPHSMLAPVDQLFDDLTDRQLAALRLALESGYYEQPRKTSLRELADRTSVARSTYEEHLRKAENKLLTNAGEFLRLVTATSSADPLHVDRSATAERRAD; this is encoded by the coding sequence ATGAGCCTATACGAGGCCTCGTTCAGGGTGAAACACGAGTGTCCCTACCGAGAGATTTCGGAGCGCTATCCGGATCTCACGATCCGAGAGTGGTATCTGAGCGACTGTCAGGTGCTCGAGATCACCTCGTCGGAGACGCCGACAGACGATTTGCGCGCCGAAATCGACGAGTTGGGGACGGTTCTGCACGAATCGGTCGACGACACCGGATTACACGTCGTCACGCAGGCCTGTCTCTGTTCGCTCGAGGGGCCGATCATCGACCGATTCGAGGAACACAACTGCCTGTACCAGCCGCCGACGATCCACCGTCAGGGCTGGGAGCATTACACGGTAATCGCGTTCGACGAGGCCGACGTTCGGGCACTGATTCGGGACCTCGAGTCGGATCGAGATATCGACGTGCTCTCGAAAACCGCCATCTCGGAGCAAGAGATTCCCCACAGCATGTTGGCCCCGGTCGACCAGCTCTTCGACGACCTGACCGACCGACAGCTGGCGGCCCTTCGGTTGGCTCTCGAGAGCGGGTACTACGAGCAACCGCGAAAGACGTCGCTGCGCGAGTTGGCCGATCGGACATCCGTTGCCCGGTCGACGTACGAAGAACACCTCCGGAAGGCGGAGAACAAGCTGCTCACGAACGCCGGCGAGTTCCTCCGGTTGGTGACGGCGACCTCGTCAGCGGACCCGCTGCACGTCGATCGGTCAGCGACGGCCGAACGGCGGGCGGATTGA